A genomic stretch from Helianthus annuus cultivar XRQ/B chromosome 1, HanXRQr2.0-SUNRISE, whole genome shotgun sequence includes:
- the LOC110940201 gene encoding uncharacterized protein LOC110940201: MGMVLGKITVATPKFEVLHSTDDYEIRQYSPSVAAEVTYDPSELKGNKDGGFTILANYIGAMGNPRNTKTEKIDMTAPVITKAEKIDMTAPVVTKESGERVTMQFILPEKYTKAEEAPKPVDERVVIKEEGERKCGVVGFSGVANEAVVKEKVDKLKKDLERDGYKVAGEFVLARYNPPWTLPPFRTNEVMIPVE; encoded by the coding sequence ATGGGTATGGTTTTGGGCAAAATCACGGTGGCAACACCTAAATTCGAAGTCCTCCACTCGACGGACGACTACGAGATCCGTCAATACTCACCATCAGTGGCGGCGGAGGTCACCTACGATCCATCCGAACTCAAAGGAAACAAAGACGGCGGGTTCACCATACTAGCAAACTACATCGGAGCCATGGGCAACCCACGTAACACCAAGACAGAAAAGATAGACATGACGGCACCGGTGATAACGAAGGCGGAGAAGATAGACATGACGGCGCCGGTGGTTACTAAAGAGAGCGGAGAACGGGTGACGATGCAGTTTATACTGCCGGAGAAGTATACGAAGGCGGAGGAGGCGCCGAAGCCGGTGGATGAGAGGGTGGTGATAAAGGAGGAGGGGGAGAGGAAGTGTGGGGTGGTGGGGTTTAGTGGGGTGGCGAATGAGGCGGTGGTGAAGGAGAAGGTGGACAAACTGAagaaggatttggagagagatgGGTATAAAGTTGCCGGAGAGTTTGTGTTGGCGAGATATAATCCGCCGTGGACGTTGCCGCCGTTTAGGACTAATGAAGTTATGATTCCGGTGGAGTGA